A single region of the Thermomicrobiales bacterium genome encodes:
- a CDS encoding bifunctional (p)ppGpp synthetase/guanosine-3',5'-bis(diphosphate) 3'-pyrophosphohydrolase: protein MTKSEHASSSDLSDGHADVAAAPLDAVVELDPQVSELANALLDEVRAQHFSEKSLDTVARAIEFAVEHHQGMVRRSGEPFVLHPLEVALILARIRLDSDTIAGALLHDLVEDTDVTYDDIEKEFGPRVSSLVNGVTKLSKLPWAGDGDQSKREKEAQAESLRKMFLAMVDDIGVVLIKLADRLHNMRTLQFMPPEKQQRIAQQTMEIYAPLANRLGIWQFKSELEDLSFKFLLPHEYETIRKGIEARGASEREYVERVKEILVEALNEAGIEATLTSRTKHIYSIYRKMNLKRRTIDEIYDLIGIRMVVEEKRDCYGALGVVHAMWHPIPGEFDDYIATPKESMYQSLHTAVIGPEGHGLEIQIRTAEMHEIAEYGVAAHWRYKEGRKSDARVEAKIAWLRQLMEWREEVSDAEEFVESLKSDVFKDQIYVFTPRGDIIELPAGATPLDFAYRIHTEVGHHCVGAKINDRMIRLDHKLQNGDVVEVMTSKSKVGPSRDWLQEDNGYVTTAGAREKIRQWFRRQERDVNVEQGREILQSELRRLGLDYKFADVLTHFPRYTKIDDFLAAIGYGGISAQTIATKLGENGAKDVVSATPHIPKPRAPQRIVAGGVGDLLTNLAACCRPVNGDEIIGYVTRGRGLTVHRADCPNVANIVDRERLIPVAWDEKGPDQSFPVPIVVRANDRVGLLKDISTLLSDERVNILYTHTRTHDDREVTIDITVEVIDVGQLSRVLHKLDGIQGVYEVRRDTSGARSSAA, encoded by the coding sequence ATGACGAAGAGCGAACACGCTTCCAGCTCTGACCTTTCGGACGGGCATGCCGATGTCGCGGCGGCCCCGCTCGATGCTGTCGTCGAGCTGGATCCGCAGGTTTCCGAACTGGCGAACGCGTTGCTGGATGAGGTGCGCGCCCAGCACTTCTCGGAAAAGAGCCTCGACACCGTTGCACGCGCCATAGAGTTCGCGGTCGAGCACCATCAGGGGATGGTGCGCCGTTCTGGCGAACCATTCGTGCTGCATCCGCTCGAGGTTGCGCTCATCCTGGCGCGAATCCGCCTCGACTCGGACACGATTGCGGGCGCGCTCCTGCACGATCTGGTCGAAGACACCGATGTCACCTACGACGACATCGAGAAAGAATTCGGGCCCCGCGTCTCCAGCCTTGTCAATGGCGTCACCAAGCTCTCCAAACTGCCTTGGGCGGGCGATGGCGATCAATCGAAGCGGGAAAAGGAAGCGCAGGCCGAAAGCCTGCGCAAAATGTTCCTCGCGATGGTCGACGACATCGGCGTCGTGCTGATCAAGCTCGCCGACCGGCTGCACAACATGCGCACATTGCAGTTCATGCCGCCCGAGAAGCAGCAACGCATCGCCCAGCAGACGATGGAGATCTACGCCCCGCTCGCCAATCGCCTGGGAATCTGGCAGTTCAAGAGCGAGCTGGAAGACCTTTCATTCAAGTTCCTCCTGCCGCATGAATACGAGACGATTCGCAAGGGAATCGAGGCACGCGGCGCGTCCGAGCGAGAGTATGTCGAACGGGTCAAGGAGATCCTCGTCGAGGCGCTCAACGAAGCAGGCATCGAGGCCACGCTCACCAGCCGCACCAAACACATCTATTCGATCTATCGGAAGATGAACCTCAAGCGGCGCACCATCGACGAGATCTATGACCTGATCGGTATTCGCATGGTGGTGGAGGAAAAGCGCGACTGTTACGGCGCTCTGGGTGTCGTGCACGCCATGTGGCACCCCATCCCCGGCGAGTTCGACGACTACATCGCGACCCCAAAGGAGAGCATGTATCAGAGCCTGCATACGGCCGTCATCGGTCCGGAAGGGCATGGGCTCGAAATCCAGATTCGCACCGCCGAGATGCACGAGATCGCCGAGTACGGTGTGGCGGCCCATTGGCGATACAAGGAAGGCCGCAAGTCGGACGCGCGGGTCGAGGCGAAGATTGCCTGGTTGCGCCAGTTGATGGAGTGGCGTGAAGAGGTCAGCGACGCGGAAGAGTTTGTCGAATCGCTCAAGTCCGATGTTTTCAAGGACCAGATCTACGTCTTCACCCCGCGCGGCGACATCATCGAATTGCCAGCCGGGGCGACTCCGCTCGATTTTGCCTATCGCATCCATACCGAGGTCGGGCATCACTGCGTCGGCGCCAAGATCAACGACCGCATGATCCGGCTCGACCACAAGCTCCAGAACGGCGATGTGGTCGAAGTCATGACCAGTAAGTCGAAGGTCGGGCCGAGCCGCGACTGGCTGCAGGAAGACAACGGTTACGTTACGACAGCCGGCGCACGCGAAAAGATCCGTCAGTGGTTCCGCCGCCAGGAGCGCGATGTCAACGTGGAGCAGGGTCGCGAGATTCTGCAGAGCGAGTTGCGCAGGCTGGGGCTCGACTACAAGTTCGCCGATGTGCTCACGCACTTCCCGCGATATACGAAGATCGACGACTTTCTTGCCGCAATCGGGTACGGCGGGATCTCCGCCCAAACAATTGCAACCAAGCTGGGCGAGAATGGCGCCAAGGACGTCGTTTCGGCCACGCCGCATATTCCCAAGCCGAGAGCACCGCAACGGATCGTCGCCGGCGGAGTGGGCGATCTGTTGACCAATTTGGCGGCCTGCTGCCGACCGGTGAATGGTGACGAGATCATTGGGTATGTCACCCGCGGCCGCGGGCTCACGGTTCATCGCGCCGATTGCCCGAACGTCGCCAACATTGTCGACCGGGAGCGCTTGATTCCTGTCGCCTGGGACGAGAAGGGACCCGATCAGTCGTTCCCCGTTCCGATCGTAGTCCGCGCAAACGACCGGGTGGGACTGCTCAAGGACATCTCGACCCTGCTTTCCGACGAGCGCGTCAACATCCTCTACACGCACACGCGCACCCACGACGACCGTGAGGTCACCATCGATATCACCGTCGAAGTTATCGACGTTGGTCAGCTGAGCCGCGTGCTGCACAAGCTCGATGGCATACAGGGTGTTTACGAAGTGCGCCGCGACACGTCGGGCGCGCGCAGTTCGGCAGCATGA
- a CDS encoding GTPase domain-containing protein — translation MAMIDLDNKQIVAKIVVYGPGQSGKTTFLRAVHDLIPEKQRNALTSIENDSGRTVLFDNLPIDAGKVGDYRVRFQLYSVAGNEGSEDARNAVLSGADGVVFLADAQPDRLAENAESLDELLAALARLQKSPGAFPLVIQYNKVDLVDESSLVETRQALNADGYPETFSSALNKRGVVDSLQTITKLVAQSL, via the coding sequence ATGGCGATGATCGACCTCGACAACAAGCAGATCGTGGCCAAGATCGTGGTCTACGGTCCCGGGCAGAGTGGGAAGACAACATTTTTGCGGGCCGTGCACGATCTCATCCCGGAGAAGCAGCGCAATGCCCTCACATCGATCGAAAACGATAGCGGCCGCACGGTGCTTTTCGACAATCTGCCGATCGACGCCGGAAAGGTGGGCGACTACCGAGTGCGGTTTCAGCTCTATTCCGTGGCAGGTAATGAAGGCAGCGAGGATGCCCGCAACGCGGTGCTTTCCGGTGCGGACGGAGTGGTGTTTCTGGCAGACGCGCAGCCAGATCGTTTGGCCGAGAATGCCGAGAGCCTGGACGAGCTCCTGGCCGCGCTCGCCCGTCTGCAGAAATCGCCCGGCGCGTTTCCGCTCGTGATCCAGTACAACAAGGTGGACCTCGTCGACGAGTCGTCGCTCGTGGAAACTCGGCAGGCGCTCAACGCGGATGGATACCCGGAGACCTTTTCGTCAGCGCTCAACAAACGCGGCGTTGTCGACTCGCTGCAAACGATCACGAAGCTGGTCGCGCAGTCACTTTAG
- a CDS encoding carbohydrate kinase, whose translation MTTQPGGQVLAFGELLIDLIASGGATSLLDVEVLSVRPGGAPANVAVALRRQGIDAGLCAVVGCDPFGDRLIAVLEANGVDRSRVRQDPDWDTTLALAWKDARGDGHFRLLRQADIQLNVSDVDAAGVDKLAAIVVGSVSLSRQPARAAIERAVELARAWSVPVCFDVNMRPTIWPDSATARAACERPLAAATLLKLSLDDARFMLELGPSANADDAFAALEEYGNRFVVLTDGARGAWFTSPTGDVIYLPAFEIEAREPTGAGDAFMAAVIARLIGNNWTNLSPEDIRYASAAGALTTTREGAIDSLPTGSEIQEFLAAHES comes from the coding sequence ATGACCACGCAGCCGGGTGGACAGGTGCTCGCCTTCGGCGAGCTGTTGATCGATTTGATCGCGTCCGGCGGAGCCACGAGCCTGCTCGACGTGGAAGTCCTGTCAGTGCGGCCGGGGGGCGCGCCCGCCAATGTCGCGGTCGCATTGAGGCGGCAGGGAATCGATGCCGGACTCTGCGCGGTGGTCGGTTGCGACCCGTTTGGCGATCGGCTCATTGCGGTGCTCGAGGCCAATGGCGTCGATCGGTCCCGGGTTCGCCAGGACCCGGACTGGGACACGACGCTGGCGCTGGCCTGGAAGGACGCACGGGGCGATGGGCATTTTCGTTTGCTGCGCCAGGCCGATATCCAACTGAATGTCAGCGATGTTGATGCCGCCGGTGTGGACAAACTCGCGGCAATCGTCGTCGGTTCTGTTTCGTTGAGCCGCCAGCCCGCTCGCGCCGCGATCGAGCGGGCGGTCGAACTGGCGCGGGCCTGGAGCGTGCCAGTCTGCTTCGACGTGAACATGCGTCCCACGATCTGGCCAGACAGCGCGACCGCGCGCGCAGCCTGCGAGCGCCCGCTCGCCGCGGCAACCCTGCTCAAGCTCAGTCTCGACGATGCCCGATTCATGCTCGAGCTCGGTCCCAGCGCGAACGCCGACGATGCGTTCGCAGCGCTGGAGGAATATGGCAACCGGTTCGTCGTCTTGACCGACGGCGCGCGGGGCGCCTGGTTCACCAGTCCGACCGGCGACGTCATCTACCTTCCGGCGTTCGAGATCGAAGCCAGGGAACCGACCGGAGCAGGCGACGCCTTCATGGCGGCTGTCATTGCGCGATTGATCGGCAACAACTGGACGAACCTGTCGCCGGAAGACATCCGCTACGCATCGGCGGCAGGTGCCCTGACGACAACCCGCGAGGGCGCGATCGACTCACTTCCGACCGGCAGCGAGATCCAGGAGTTCCTGGCCGCCCACGAGAGTTGA
- the purM gene encoding phosphoribosylformylglycinamidine cyclo-ligase, whose amino-acid sequence MSAESPKTISYRDAGVDIDRAARSLGAIAGFARATAGAGTAGDIGHFGGVFRLPAGEDRLLIASADGIGTKIKLAFSIGGWAHKRVGGDLVNHCVNDILACGARPLFFLDYVAMGRLDSGALEGLVEGMAEACAANGAALIGGETAEMPGLYAVGEYDAAGFIVGEVAPDDFIDGSRIRPGDALIGLPSSGLHTNGYSLARLIVGLTGENDLEQLSRPLPGGSGESIGDALLAPHLSYFSEVYPLLRSEQILGIAHITGGGLIDNVPRMLPNGVAAHLDQRCWAVNPIFAYLVETGRVEPREQYRTFNMGIGMVLAVRPASVDDVLAAIPGAVVIGETIASDGPQVVIEHTKHGTVS is encoded by the coding sequence GTGAGCGCTGAATCGCCCAAGACCATCTCGTATCGGGACGCGGGAGTCGATATCGACCGCGCTGCCAGGAGTCTTGGCGCCATTGCCGGTTTTGCCCGCGCAACGGCGGGCGCAGGAACCGCGGGGGATATCGGTCACTTCGGCGGTGTTTTTCGGCTCCCTGCTGGTGAGGACCGCTTGCTCATCGCCAGCGCGGATGGCATTGGCACCAAGATCAAGTTGGCGTTCTCGATTGGCGGTTGGGCGCACAAGCGGGTCGGCGGAGACCTGGTCAACCACTGTGTCAACGACATACTCGCCTGTGGCGCGCGCCCTCTCTTTTTTCTCGACTATGTCGCGATGGGACGACTCGATTCCGGCGCGCTGGAGGGACTCGTCGAGGGAATGGCGGAGGCGTGTGCTGCCAATGGAGCGGCGTTGATCGGTGGAGAAACCGCCGAAATGCCCGGCCTGTATGCTGTTGGCGAGTACGACGCGGCCGGATTCATCGTGGGCGAAGTTGCGCCGGACGACTTCATCGATGGATCTCGTATTCGGCCGGGAGATGCCCTGATCGGTTTGCCATCCTCTGGGCTCCATACCAATGGCTACAGTCTGGCCCGATTGATCGTTGGTTTGACTGGAGAGAATGATCTGGAACAGCTGTCGCGACCGCTTCCCGGCGGATCAGGCGAGTCGATCGGCGACGCGTTGCTGGCGCCGCACCTCAGCTACTTTTCCGAGGTCTACCCATTGCTTCGCTCGGAACAGATTCTTGGCATCGCGCATATCACCGGGGGCGGGTTGATCGACAATGTGCCGCGCATGTTGCCCAACGGTGTCGCAGCGCATCTCGATCAGCGGTGCTGGGCCGTGAATCCGATATTCGCGTATCTTGTCGAGACCGGGCGTGTCGAGCCGCGCGAGCAATACCGAACCTTCAACATGGGGATCGGCATGGTGCTGGCGGTGCGTCCTGCGTCCGTCGATGATGTGCTCGCTGCGATTCCGGGAGCGGTTGTCATCGGTGAGACGATCGCGAGCGACGGACCACAGGTTGTTATCGAGCATACGAAGCATGGGACGGTGAGCTGA
- a CDS encoding GNAT family N-acetyltransferase, producing MPERNDSLPKGYREVAPTMDDIPRATEFFNLVEISEWGEPDFDEAEVEEEWSELELAQSVVLVEDADGQIVASMTLIGGEGVTWEAFGYVHPEHQGRGLGGWIVDWSETRALDRISSAPDGYRVDILNYTSTINAAAQQLLASKGYDVFKVFRRMRIDLEARPQPVSWPEGYSLRPFQENRDKHAFFDAIQQAFVEHWSASPRTFESWSKSWLADGYDPDLLIQLVHGDQIVGTICGKPTGESGWIGYVAVVPSHRRRGLAKLMLQESFGRFWDRGIEQVDLGVDSENRQSAIDLYLGMGMTESHSYETNRKMLRDGLDWRDEA from the coding sequence ATGCCAGAACGAAATGACTCTCTACCGAAAGGCTATCGTGAGGTGGCGCCGACGATGGACGACATTCCAAGGGCTACCGAGTTCTTCAATCTGGTGGAGATAAGTGAATGGGGCGAACCGGATTTCGACGAAGCCGAAGTCGAGGAAGAATGGAGCGAACTCGAACTGGCGCAGTCGGTTGTTCTTGTCGAGGATGCTGACGGCCAAATCGTCGCCAGCATGACGCTGATCGGTGGCGAGGGCGTGACCTGGGAGGCGTTTGGGTATGTCCACCCCGAGCATCAGGGGCGCGGACTTGGAGGCTGGATCGTCGATTGGTCCGAAACGCGCGCGCTCGACCGCATCTCGTCCGCTCCCGACGGATACCGGGTCGACATCCTGAACTACACCTCGACCATCAACGCGGCTGCCCAGCAGTTGCTTGCCAGCAAAGGCTACGACGTCTTCAAGGTCTTCCGACGCATGCGCATCGACCTCGAGGCGCGCCCGCAGCCTGTCAGTTGGCCCGAGGGGTATTCACTCCGACCCTTCCAGGAGAATCGGGACAAGCACGCATTTTTCGACGCGATCCAGCAAGCCTTCGTCGAGCACTGGTCGGCTTCGCCGCGCACATTCGAGTCGTGGTCGAAATCGTGGTTGGCTGACGGATACGACCCGGACTTGCTCATTCAGCTCGTGCATGGCGACCAGATCGTCGGCACGATCTGCGGCAAACCGACTGGCGAATCGGGATGGATTGGCTATGTCGCCGTGGTCCCCTCGCACCGTCGGCGGGGACTCGCAAAGCTCATGCTGCAGGAGAGTTTCGGTCGATTCTGGGACCGGGGAATCGAGCAGGTCGATCTCGGCGTCGACTCCGAGAATCGCCAAAGCGCGATCGATCTCTATCTCGGGATGGGAATGACCGAGTCGCATAGTTACGAAACCAACCGCAAGATGCTGCGCGACGGGCTCGATTGGCGCGACGAGGCGTAA
- the hflX gene encoding GTPase HflX: protein MDFKFVAVGRHVYFSFARFSLSSHEVTPIPHTSRTTGQPIEHALLVAVDKYGETWNVQDSLEELARLAETVDVEVIGAITQKLSHPIAGTYVGKGKLEEIKAEREALGYDLIIFNDELTPSQQRNLEKALDVKIIDRTALILDVFAKRAQTHEGRLQVELAQLEYRLPRLTGMWTHLSRQAVGGVGLRGPGETQLESDRRELGKRIAFIKGQLADVHRHRQIYRDHRRNQQMAVVALVGYTNAGKSTLLNRLTDAGVLAEDKLFATLDPTTRRIELPGGRAVLMTDTVGFINNLPTMLIAAFRATLEEINEATLLVHVVDVTHPNAVEQFATVNEVLEELGADGKPTVIALNKADQIDSVSDEDLARLREAIGNEWPVVTISGATGFGVEALLGEVELGLEAEQRFVDVELVVPFARHDLVDRFHSTGRVETTDYDERGTVLVGKLPEALLSLFEPYLTVLDVEGASMEVDVEARDAVA, encoded by the coding sequence TTGGACTTTAAGTTCGTCGCCGTCGGGCGCCACGTATACTTCTCGTTCGCAAGGTTTTCGCTTTCGTCGCATGAGGTAACTCCCATTCCCCACACCAGCAGAACGACCGGTCAGCCAATCGAACATGCCCTCCTGGTCGCCGTCGACAAATACGGCGAAACCTGGAATGTGCAGGACTCGCTGGAGGAGCTGGCGAGACTCGCGGAGACGGTCGATGTCGAAGTCATCGGAGCAATCACGCAAAAGCTGAGCCATCCGATCGCCGGCACGTATGTGGGCAAAGGCAAGCTGGAAGAGATCAAGGCAGAACGGGAAGCGCTCGGCTACGATCTCATCATCTTCAATGACGAACTTACCCCGTCCCAGCAACGCAATCTGGAGAAAGCGCTCGATGTCAAGATCATCGACCGCACCGCCCTCATCCTCGACGTCTTCGCCAAGCGCGCGCAGACACACGAAGGTCGTCTCCAGGTCGAGCTGGCGCAGCTCGAATACCGACTGCCTCGATTGACCGGTATGTGGACGCACCTTTCGCGACAGGCGGTCGGTGGCGTCGGTCTTCGAGGACCGGGTGAAACCCAGCTGGAATCGGACCGCCGGGAACTCGGCAAGCGCATTGCCTTTATCAAGGGGCAACTGGCCGATGTGCACCGCCATCGCCAGATCTATCGCGATCACCGGCGCAATCAGCAGATGGCAGTGGTGGCGCTGGTTGGCTACACCAATGCGGGCAAGAGCACGCTGCTCAACCGGTTGACGGATGCCGGTGTGTTGGCCGAGGACAAGCTTTTCGCGACGCTCGATCCCACCACACGGCGGATCGAGCTGCCTGGCGGCCGGGCCGTGCTGATGACCGACACGGTCGGTTTCATCAACAATCTGCCGACCATGCTCATCGCGGCCTTTCGCGCCACTCTGGAAGAGATCAACGAGGCAACCCTGCTGGTGCACGTTGTCGATGTCACGCACCCGAATGCGGTCGAGCAGTTTGCCACCGTCAACGAGGTCCTCGAGGAGCTCGGCGCGGATGGCAAGCCAACTGTGATTGCGCTCAACAAGGCAGACCAGATCGATTCAGTTTCTGACGAAGATCTGGCTCGCCTCCGTGAAGCGATCGGCAACGAATGGCCGGTGGTGACGATTTCCGGAGCCACGGGCTTCGGCGTGGAAGCGCTTCTGGGAGAGGTCGAGCTCGGTCTCGAGGCAGAGCAACGTTTCGTCGATGTCGAGCTGGTTGTGCCGTTTGCCCGGCACGATCTGGTCGACCGATTTCACAGCACCGGACGGGTGGAGACGACCGACTACGATGAACGCGGAACGGTGCTCGTTGGCAAGTTGCCAGAGGCGCTTCTCTCGCTGTTCGAGCCCTACCTGACGGTACTCGACGTCGAAGGGGCAAGCATGGAAGTGGACGTCGAAGCTCGTGACGCCGTTGCCTAG
- the lgt gene encoding prolipoprotein diacylglyceryl transferase: MPKLSDPVAISVLGFSVRWYAVFILIGIVASLVIMRWLARGRGLDPDFPLDAAPWVILAALIGARGYYLLLKWSYYLEHPSEAINVRLGGLTVHGAIVGGVIALWLYCRHREQRFLTWGDITVAALPVGQAIGRWGNWANQEAFGRPTDLPWAVEIDPAHRPEAYVSFSTFHPTFLYESLCDLGIALVLIWVVRTMPRHPFWREGDAIWIYCVLYGAVRFGIESLRTDSLTIGPFPAAYWLSWALIAIGAAMFIGRRTIWPGIRVSELDASVQGAEA, encoded by the coding sequence GTGCCGAAACTCTCGGATCCAGTTGCCATTTCCGTCCTTGGATTCTCTGTTCGCTGGTATGCCGTTTTCATCCTGATTGGCATCGTTGCCTCGCTGGTCATCATGCGCTGGTTGGCGCGCGGCCGTGGGCTCGACCCCGACTTCCCGCTCGATGCCGCTCCCTGGGTCATTCTGGCAGCGCTGATCGGCGCGCGTGGTTACTACCTGCTGCTGAAATGGTCGTATTACCTCGAACACCCATCCGAGGCGATCAACGTCAGGCTCGGCGGTTTGACGGTGCATGGCGCCATCGTCGGTGGGGTGATCGCGCTTTGGCTCTACTGCCGCCACCGGGAACAGCGATTCCTGACCTGGGGAGATATCACCGTGGCGGCCCTGCCGGTGGGACAGGCGATTGGCAGGTGGGGCAATTGGGCGAATCAGGAAGCGTTTGGCCGACCGACAGATCTGCCCTGGGCGGTCGAGATCGATCCCGCTCACCGGCCTGAGGCATATGTCAGCTTCTCGACTTTCCATCCCACCTTTCTCTACGAGTCGTTGTGTGATTTGGGTATTGCGCTCGTGCTCATCTGGGTCGTGCGCACGATGCCGAGACATCCATTCTGGCGCGAAGGCGACGCGATCTGGATCTACTGCGTACTCTATGGAGCGGTTCGCTTCGGTATCGAGAGTCTGCGAACCGATAGCCTGACGATTGGTCCCTTCCCAGCCGCGTATTGGCTGAGTTGGGCGTTGATTGCGATAGGAGCTGCAATGTTCATCGGCCGCCGGACGATCTGGCCGGGAATCCGGGTCTCGGAGCTCGATGCCTCCGTGCAGGGAGCAGAGGCGTGA
- a CDS encoding molybdopterin molybdotransferase MoeA: protein MADNRWVHFLTFQGPEDELDRLRHPSEALATVLSHTHLLPSEQIPLIEASGRILANDFVASADFPPFAASTMDGYAVIANDGSPWRDVVGVQSAGNLIDAEVTPGTAIKIMTGAPLPKGADAVVKVENTEIADDSVIIHQEFVAPGESVRQIGSDARAGQLLVRAGSSIGPAEIGMLATYGGDPVTVRRKPRVSIVSTGDELLEPGEPLTLGKIRDSNRYMLRSALESIGAEIVWAGKRPDVRSELEPLLVRLIADSDIVLTSGGVSMGDLDLIKPILLDLATVHFRRVFLKPGKPLNFATAGPTLIFGLPGNPVSALVGFEVFVKSAIRKMTGAGEGPETVRVTLGADTEPTDRVEYQRAVLTVDADGKLVASANGSQGSSRLASFLGANALIVIPPRETIYRAGELVDAILIGPV, encoded by the coding sequence ATGGCGGACAATCGATGGGTGCATTTCTTGACCTTTCAGGGACCCGAAGACGAGCTCGACCGATTGCGCCATCCGAGTGAGGCGCTGGCAACAGTGCTCTCCCACACGCATCTGCTTCCATCAGAGCAGATTCCGCTGATCGAGGCGTCGGGACGGATCCTTGCGAACGACTTTGTCGCAAGCGCCGACTTTCCCCCATTTGCCGCTTCGACGATGGATGGATACGCCGTCATCGCCAACGATGGGTCTCCCTGGCGCGATGTCGTCGGGGTCCAGTCGGCCGGCAATTTGATCGATGCCGAAGTCACCCCCGGCACTGCAATCAAGATCATGACCGGCGCCCCGCTTCCAAAGGGTGCGGATGCGGTGGTCAAGGTCGAAAACACCGAAATCGCCGATGACAGCGTGATCATCCACCAGGAGTTTGTGGCGCCTGGCGAAAGCGTGCGGCAGATCGGCTCTGATGCACGCGCCGGGCAGTTGCTGGTGCGTGCGGGTTCGAGCATCGGTCCCGCCGAGATCGGCATGCTCGCGACATACGGCGGCGATCCTGTCACCGTGCGGCGCAAGCCCAGGGTCTCCATCGTCTCGACGGGAGATGAGCTGCTCGAACCAGGCGAACCGCTCACTCTGGGGAAGATCCGCGACTCGAATCGCTACATGCTGCGATCCGCGCTCGAATCGATCGGCGCCGAGATCGTTTGGGCCGGAAAACGCCCGGATGTGCGGTCGGAGCTCGAACCGCTGCTGGTTCGCCTGATCGCCGACAGCGACATCGTGCTCACCAGCGGCGGCGTGTCGATGGGTGATCTCGATCTGATAAAGCCGATCCTCCTCGACCTCGCGACCGTGCATTTTCGGCGCGTCTTCCTGAAGCCGGGCAAACCGCTCAACTTTGCGACTGCGGGGCCGACACTGATCTTTGGCCTGCCCGGAAACCCGGTTTCCGCGCTCGTTGGGTTCGAGGTCTTCGTCAAGAGCGCGATCCGGAAGATGACCGGAGCGGGCGAAGGACCGGAAACTGTACGAGTGACCCTGGGCGCCGATACTGAGCCGACCGACCGGGTCGAGTATCAGCGGGCGGTTCTGACAGTCGATGCTGACGGCAAGCTCGTCGCCAGCGCGAACGGTTCCCAGGGTTCTTCGAGATTGGCATCGTTCCTCGGGGCCAACGCCTTGATCGTCATTCCCCCTCGGGAGACGATCTACCGGGCCGGGGAATTGGTCGACGCCATTCTCATCGGCCCGGTCTGA
- a CDS encoding lyase family protein: MTEPKPFALLMTAHVAMLGKQGLIDDAAVAVISGVVDRIGSGSFDLDDPRSLLVEFDARVDAQSPPGFAGASQVGRGGNELLAAYARVVLRDRLLSLADQLGQAREDVIDLALQHVVTIMPIYQQGMAAQPSTLAHFLGGVIGPFDRAQAKLQQAFALVNQSPLGAGALASTGLPIDREVVAANAGFDGVIENTFDAVAAVDHLAAVVETVRAVARPVSRLMREIATLHRTDPASLIVHDASPSVRSELPQHRVIPAFDELARLDIDLVAVLDTLDRWIEDAAMEPLAELAVPLGRFALAFDLADALIERFLVFLNREIAFNRAYLANRANRNHTTVVELADYLMLEEQIPPAQAKAMAGRVMSQLSEESIETSGITSAMIDSAGMLVVGRELGVEFESISKYLAPRRFIERRAGLGGPAPMATRAWLAREKELLAADRTWTAERRAALTEVESAMAALGSEGD; this comes from the coding sequence GTGACCGAGCCCAAACCATTTGCGTTGCTGATGACCGCGCATGTCGCGATGCTTGGAAAGCAGGGACTGATCGACGATGCCGCCGTTGCGGTGATCTCGGGTGTGGTCGACCGCATCGGTTCCGGCTCCTTCGATCTCGACGATCCGCGCTCCCTGTTAGTTGAGTTCGATGCGCGTGTGGACGCGCAGTCTCCTCCCGGGTTCGCCGGCGCCAGCCAGGTAGGTCGGGGGGGCAACGAGCTGCTGGCAGCATACGCGCGCGTGGTGCTGCGTGACCGGTTGCTTTCGTTGGCCGACCAGCTTGGCCAGGCGCGTGAAGACGTGATCGATCTGGCGCTCCAGCACGTCGTCACCATCATGCCGATTTATCAGCAGGGTATGGCCGCACAACCATCCACCCTGGCGCATTTCCTGGGCGGGGTCATCGGTCCCTTCGATCGCGCGCAGGCGAAACTCCAGCAGGCGTTCGCGTTGGTGAATCAGTCGCCGCTTGGCGCGGGAGCGCTGGCCTCGACCGGCCTGCCAATCGACCGTGAGGTTGTGGCCGCGAACGCTGGTTTCGATGGAGTCATCGAGAACACCTTCGACGCTGTAGCCGCTGTCGATCATCTCGCAGCGGTCGTCGAGACAGTGCGGGCAGTCGCGCGGCCAGTGTCCCGCCTCATGCGTGAGATCGCGACGCTGCACCGAACCGACCCGGCGTCATTGATCGTGCACGACGCGTCGCCCAGCGTGCGCAGCGAGCTGCCGCAGCATCGGGTCATTCCGGCATTCGACGAGCTCGCGCGCCTGGACATCGACCTGGTGGCAGTGCTCGACACGCTCGATCGCTGGATCGAAGATGCCGCCATGGAGCCACTTGCCGAGCTTGCGGTTCCGCTCGGCCGGTTTGCGTTGGCCTTCGACCTGGCTGATGCGTTGATCGAGCGATTCCTGGTGTTCCTGAATCGCGAAATCGCCTTCAACCGCGCCTATCTCGCAAACCGCGCGAACCGGAATCACACCACCGTTGTCGAGCTTGCCGACTATCTCATGCTGGAGGAGCAGATTCCTCCGGCACAGGCCAAAGCGATGGCTGGCCGGGTGATGAGTCAGCTGAGTGAGGAAAGCATCGAAACGAGCGGCATCACCAGCGCGATGATCGATTCTGCCGGGATGCTCGTCGTTGGGCGGGAATTGGGCGTCGAATTCGAATCGATCAGCAAGTACCTTGCGCCCCGCCGATTCATCGAGCGTCGGGCTGGCTTGGGAGGACCGGCGCCGATGGCGACACGCGCATGGTTGGCCAGGGAGAAGGAGCTTCTTGCCGCCGACCGGACGTGGACCGCCGAACGTCGCGCAGCATTGACCGAGGTCGAGTCGGCGATGGCCGCATTGGGTAGTGAGGGGGATTAG